From a region of the Chitinophaga caseinilytica genome:
- a CDS encoding DUF6580 family putative transport protein, with amino-acid sequence MKKESLSNAILVASLIFVTVLCRLATNYFEIYNFTAMGAGALFAGVILKDKKYAYAVPLISLLLTDLFFYFFTDIQGIYGGEMLFVYAGHMLVTFIGTRIRKVTTGRVFLGAVASGLVFYLMSNMGTFIFRDLYPHTLSGLITCYWSAIPFYKQDVFGSFFLNTIMGNVFYTAILFSAYAVLKPVFIRGEKKEAAIA; translated from the coding sequence ATGAAGAAAGAAAGTTTATCCAACGCGATCCTCGTAGCGTCGCTGATATTCGTTACCGTTCTCTGCCGGCTGGCGACCAACTATTTCGAAATTTACAATTTCACTGCGATGGGCGCCGGTGCACTGTTTGCAGGTGTGATCCTGAAAGACAAGAAATATGCCTATGCCGTACCGCTGATCTCTTTACTGCTTACAGACCTGTTCTTCTACTTCTTCACTGATATCCAGGGCATCTACGGCGGCGAAATGCTGTTCGTGTACGCCGGGCATATGTTGGTTACCTTCATCGGTACCCGTATCCGCAAAGTGACCACGGGCCGTGTATTCCTCGGTGCAGTTGCTTCAGGGTTGGTATTTTACCTGATGTCCAACATGGGTACCTTTATTTTCAGGGACCTGTACCCGCACACGCTGTCGGGCCTCATCACCTGCTATTGGTCTGCCATTCCGTTCTACAAACAGGACGTGTTCGGCAGCTTTTTCCTGAACACCATCATGGGCAACGTGTTTTACACCGCGATCCTCTTCAGCGCTTATGCCGTACTGAAGCCCGTGTTCATCCGGGGCGAAAAGAAGGAAGCTGCCATCGCATAA